A single genomic interval of Pomacea canaliculata isolate SZHN2017 linkage group LG5, ASM307304v1, whole genome shotgun sequence harbors:
- the LOC112563938 gene encoding uncharacterized protein LOC112563938, which translates to MIITKDREVNADGKKMTHGSVGVLVAATALCLCFGACVGQPMSVQWTLFSRRKPWSAAQVVCEMMGGYLASPDTSHKLSAFVHFLNNSPWNSSLTAGAYIGLMKPNETSSGWCWLGNCSLSVDSLLGTPLRIESCVSLSSVRPYTNPCTNANEYICETQKGPCTYEEMQDTIVAADINYTEDINHLTQILRQQEVGCKRLCDIKGEDCWAVAVVAGTDRCRTYQTSLPFLFDDKSKVMSEIGSTLYIKRCYTALLGSTSFEFIRYKTVSPASPCSSDQSGRVYVLVMKPATAHRARDHCLAMNYKLAGSNVTRDREEMLNIINSFYPEIVNLSDPLWIDHQTGFYSSPTLFRLDTGSFSTYNEHEHPFLCETHMVLQQSTYSQDIITNEEVTEANVPTKSINIQDTTRTGTQTLSISTPATTRGGSNTTTGGSNTTRKHVQDTNISDTLTEAPPHHVPQKQVTDLIKLTFAAYSCSTESDVRDINLVSLVLEKKRPFYNYASSST; encoded by the exons ATGATCATAACAAAAGACAGAGAAGTGAACGCGGATGGAAAGAAAATG ACACATGGCAGCGTAGGTGTGCTGGTTGCAGCAACTGCACTTTGCTTGTGTTTTG GAGCATGCGTGGGACAACCTATGAGCGTCCAGTGGACTTTGTTCAGCAGGAGGAAACCTTGGAGTGCGGCACAGGTTGTGTGTGAGATGATGGGAGGCTACCTGGCCAGTCCGGACACCTCCCACAAGCTGAGcgcttttgtacattttctaaACAACTCACCCTGGAACAGCTCATT GACCGCAGGAGCATACATTGGTCTCATGAAGCCAAACGAAACATCCTCTGGATGGTGCTGGCTTGGCAACTGCTCCCTCTCTGTCGACTCACTGTTAGGAACACCACTGAGAATTGAGAGCTGTGTCTCTCTGTCGTCTGTCAGACCCTACACGAACCCCTGCACCAACGCCAACGAATACATTTGCGAGACACAGAAAG GACCCTGTACCTATGAGGAAATGCAGGATACTATCGTTGCAGCTGACATTAACTATACAGAGGACATCAACCATCTAACTCAGATTTTAAGACAACAGGAAGTGGGATGCAAGAGGTTGTGTGACATCAAAGGTGAGGACTGCTGGGCGGTCGCTGTGGTGGCAGGAACCGACAGATGCCGTACTTATCAAACCTCGTTACCTTTCCTCTTTGATGACAAAAGCAAAGTGATGAGCGAAATAGGATCCACGCTGTACATCAAAAGATGCTACACAG CGTTGCTGGGTTCAACAAGTTTCGAGTTCATCAGGTACAAGACTGTCTCCCCTGCGTCTCCATGCAGCTCTGACCAGAGCGGAAGAG TGTATGTCTTAGTCATGAAGCCGGCCACAGCACACCGGGCACGTGACCACTGTCTCGCCATGAACTACAAGCTGGCGGGGTCCAATGTCACCAGGGATAGAGAGGAAATGTTAAACATCATCAACAGCTTTTA CCCAGAAATAGTCAACCTGTCAGATCCTCTGTGGATAGACCATCAGACAGGTTTCTACAGTTCCCCAACGCTTTTTCGTCTGGACACTGGATCATTCTCGACTTACAATGAGCACGAGCATCCGTTTCTATGCGAGACACACA TGGTTCTTCAGCAGAGCACCTACTCTCAGGACATCATTACAAATGAGGAGGTAACGGAAGCAAATGTCCCCACAAAAAGCATCAACATACAAGATACCACAAGAACAGGTACCCAGACACTAAGCATCTCAACACCAGCTACTACAAGAGGAGGTAGCAACACCACAACAGGAGGTAGCAACACCACACGAAAACACGTACAAGACACCAACATATCAGACACCCTAACGGAGGCTCCTCCTCACCATGTCCCTCAGAAGCAG